The nucleotide sequence GGTAGAAACTCTGACTGAAGAATTAAATATTGAAGTCAGGAGTTTGGGTTCGAGAACTTGCCAACGTCAAGATTTAAACAGAGGTTTTGAACCTGATCAATGTTACTATATCCAAAATGAATCTTTAGTCTGGGATAAAGAGCAAATTGACCTGCAACAAGACCCACCACCGGATTTAATTATTGAAATTGATATTACCAGTAGCTCTATTAATCAATTAGAACTTTATAAAGCGTTTCGTGTACCGGAAGTTTGGCGGTATGATGGAAAAAATATAATATTCTATCAATTAGAAGGAGAAGCCTACCGAGAAACAGATAACTCTCCTACTTTTCCCTTTCTTTCTCAAACTGACATTATGCACTTTTTGGAACTCAAGAAAACGACTAGGGAAAATGCTTGGATTGGCTTGTTCCGTGAGTGGGTGAAAAGTCAAATTCCAACAGCAAATTGAATGAGTAAGAGGTTGCGTAATGGCGGGTTTACTCAGGGCGTCTGAAGAAGGGCTAAAAATTATTAATCTAGCCAGACGTAACCCTGGCTGGAACAAAACAGATGAACTCTGGTGTCAAGCCGCCCTAACTTCAAAAGCAACATTAAAACGGTTTTGGACACACAAGCGAATTCGACGCGAAACATTTATTGATATTTGTAAAGCAGTAGGAGTTAATAACTGGGAAGACATTATCGATCGCAATGATATCAAGCAAACAGAACCACTTTTAGCCGCCGCGATCGCAGATATCCCCCTAAACTCTGAAACTGATAAAAACTTCCCCCTCCCTGAAAATTTACCCCCCGTGAGAAATTGGGTAAATCGCACAAAAGAACTTGATATCTTAAAAGCTACTATTATTAACTCAGATATCACAGCCATCTCAATTGTTGGATTACCAGGCATCGGAAAAACCTCCCTCATTAGCCAACTAATTCGCCAATTACACACAGAAAACACCTGCTTTACCGCCGTCGTTTGGCAATCATTAGAATCGGCAACAGGCAAAGCACCCTCCTTTGATCGCATAATTGACTCCCTGCTATTTACCCTCTCCAACGGCGACATTACTGCTGAAAATGACTGTGGCAAAAAAACTGAAAATCTGCTCAAAATCCTCAGAGAAAAACCTTGCTTGCTCGTTTTTGATCGCGCTGACACACTTTTGAAAGCAGGAGAGGCAAAAGCTGCTGGTTATTTCTCCGACAACTGTGCCGAATATGCTTGGTTATTCAAACAACTATTAGAAACAGAACATCAAAGCAAAATCCTATTCACCAGTCGTGAAAGTTTAGCGGAATTACCACCAAGTCTTACCCGTGAAATCCAGCTAAATGGACTCAATCAAGATGCAGCCATTACCTTATTACAATCTTTTAATCTAACAGGGAATGAAGAAGAATTAGTCGAACTTTCCCATCGCTATCAAGGACATCCTAAAGCTTTGCAATTGGTAGCTGCCTTAATTCGAGATCATGCTGAATTTCAGGGAAATGTAGGAAAATTTTTGCAGGATAGAGACTGGTTATTAATCCGAGATATCAAAAAGTTAATTGATGAAATAATAGTGCGTCTTAGTGAAATAGAGCAAACTTGTCTCAGCCGAATTTCTGTCTATCAAACTTCAGAATATCCCCTATCTTTTGCTGCAATTGCTACTCAAATGCCAGAAGTAAGTAAATATGAACTCAAAGAAAATATTATCCTGGCTCTCAAGCGTCGGCAATTGCTATATTATGATTACCAACGCGAATCCTATCAATTGCATCCCCTAGTCCAAGAAAAAGGCGATCGCTTATTGAATCAAAACCCTGAAAATGTTAGCATAGCCCATCGTCAAGCTTATCGTTATTATATTAATATTCCGCTCAAACCTAAATCTGAATGGCAAAATATTGAGGATATTAAGCCCTTAATCAGAGCGCACTATCATGCGTCTCAAGCAGAAGATTTAGATGCAGCAAAGGCGATAATTACTGAAGTCTGCGAGGTTATTGACTGGGTGGGGGGTTTTATCCAGATATTTTCTACCCACCGAGCATTGCTCACTATCCCAGTGAGACTGTTGACGGTTGAGGAGTCAGAGGAAACAGAGGAAACAAAGGTGCAGGCCAAAAACCAATTTTTTCCCACCTCCCCGGCTCCCTCGGCTCCTCCTACTCCCCTATTCTCCGCCTTGGATTTT is from Planktothrix sp. FACHB-1365 and encodes:
- a CDS encoding Uma2 family endonuclease, coding for MTATLIQPPQEKQSPLADHVLLKNISWQTYQLLLQDLAEQPGIRLIYDQGLLEIMTPLDPHEGNKKLLGRLVETLTEELNIEVRSLGSRTCQRQDLNRGFEPDQCYYIQNESLVWDKEQIDLQQDPPPDLIIEIDITSSSINQLELYKAFRVPEVWRYDGKNIIFYQLEGEAYRETDNSPTFPFLSQTDIMHFLELKKTTRENAWIGLFREWVKSQIPTAN
- a CDS encoding NB-ARC domain-containing protein — its product is MAGLLRASEEGLKIINLARRNPGWNKTDELWCQAALTSKATLKRFWTHKRIRRETFIDICKAVGVNNWEDIIDRNDIKQTEPLLAAAIADIPLNSETDKNFPLPENLPPVRNWVNRTKELDILKATIINSDITAISIVGLPGIGKTSLISQLIRQLHTENTCFTAVVWQSLESATGKAPSFDRIIDSLLFTLSNGDITAENDCGKKTENLLKILREKPCLLVFDRADTLLKAGEAKAAGYFSDNCAEYAWLFKQLLETEHQSKILFTSRESLAELPPSLTREIQLNGLNQDAAITLLQSFNLTGNEEELVELSHRYQGHPKALQLVAALIRDHAEFQGNVGKFLQDRDWLLIRDIKKLIDEIIVRLSEIEQTCLSRISVYQTSEYPLSFAAIATQMPEVSKYELKENIILALKRRQLLYYDYQRESYQLHPLVQEKGDRLLNQNPENVSIAHRQAYRYYINIPLKPKSEWQNIEDIKPLIRAHYHASQAEDLDAAKAIITEVCEVIDWVGGFIQIFSTHRALLTIPVRLLTVEESEETEETKVQAKNQFFPTSPAPSAPPTPLFSALDFQ